In one window of Hymenobacter nivis DNA:
- a CDS encoding M48 family metallopeptidase: protein MRLNLRFIIGLIVAAVTLLGYFFNTSKNEVTGETQHVGGMTPDQEIALGLQAAPSMEQQYGGESTNAQATQAVQQVGQRLISQTKAGQSPYKFQFHLLADDQTINAFALPGGQVFITQGLLKNLTSEGQLAGVLAHEIGHVIARHSAQQVAKSNLTQGLAGAATIASYDPNNPGRSVASAAVAAAIVKVVGLNFSREDELQADDLAVQLTPKAGYDPRAMIKVMQMLDSKGGSGGQPEFLSTHPNPSNRIGRLQQEISQEFPQGVPAGLKQ, encoded by the coding sequence ATGCGCCTCAACTTACGCTTTATTATCGGCCTCATCGTGGCGGCCGTCACGCTGCTGGGCTACTTTTTCAACACCTCAAAAAATGAAGTAACCGGCGAAACCCAGCACGTGGGCGGCATGACGCCCGACCAGGAAATTGCCCTGGGCCTGCAAGCCGCCCCCAGCATGGAGCAGCAGTACGGCGGCGAAAGCACCAACGCCCAGGCCACGCAGGCCGTGCAGCAGGTAGGCCAGCGCCTCATCAGCCAAACCAAGGCCGGCCAGTCGCCCTACAAATTCCAGTTCCACCTGCTAGCCGACGACCAGACCATCAACGCCTTTGCGCTACCCGGCGGGCAAGTATTCATTACCCAGGGCCTGCTGAAAAACCTAACCTCGGAAGGCCAGCTGGCCGGCGTGCTGGCGCATGAAATCGGGCACGTCATTGCCCGCCACTCGGCCCAGCAAGTGGCCAAGTCCAACCTCACCCAGGGCCTGGCCGGGGCCGCCACCATCGCCAGCTACGACCCCAACAATCCCGGCCGCTCGGTGGCCAGCGCCGCCGTAGCCGCCGCCATCGTGAAAGTAGTAGGCCTGAATTTCAGCCGTGAAGACGAGCTGCAGGCCGACGATCTGGCCGTGCAGCTCACCCCCAAGGCCGGCTATGATCCCCGCGCCATGATCAAAGTGATGCAGATGCTCGACAGCAAAGGCGGCAGCGGCGGCCAGCCCGAGTTCCTCAGTACCCACCCCAACCCCAGCAACCGCATTGGCCGCTTGCAGCAGGAAATTAGCCAGGAATTTCCCCAGGGCGTGCCGGCGGGACTAAAGCAATAG
- a CDS encoding ABC-F family ATP-binding cassette domain-containing protein yields the protein MISTSNVSLRYGKRVLFEDVTVKFLPGNCYGLIGANGAGKSTFLKILSGELEPNTGAVEMPAGQRLAVLKQNQFAYDDQQVLHTVIQGHQRLFAVMSEKDALYAKADFSDADGERAAVLEGEFADLEGWNADYEAAELLSGLGITEDKHYSLMSDLGASEKVRVLLAQALFGNPDVLLLDEPTNNLDTESVLWLENFLDGFQNTVIVVSHDRHFLDAVCNYMADLDFSKITMYPGNYSFWYESSQLALRQRQDVNKKTEDKRKELEEFVRRFSANASKSKQATSRQKLLQKLTLEEIKPSSRRYPYIAFKSEREPGNQLLTAENLSAKVDGKTVFKNVSFSLDKSDKVAIVGRDDRAASLLFDILFGETTPATGEYKWGTTITPSYFPKENNSFFQSGEMNLVDWLRQYSIEKDESFVRGWLGRMLFSGEESQKKSNVLSGGEKVRCMLSKMMLESGNVLVLDDPTNHLDLESIQALNNALRDYPGAMLFASHDLQFIDTVANRIIELTPDGIIDRRMNYEEYLADETLKTQRQKMYHLA from the coding sequence ATGATTTCAACCTCCAACGTGAGCCTGCGCTACGGCAAGCGCGTGCTGTTCGAAGACGTTACCGTTAAATTCCTGCCCGGCAACTGCTACGGCCTCATCGGGGCCAACGGCGCGGGCAAGTCCACGTTTCTCAAGATCCTCTCCGGCGAGCTGGAGCCCAACACCGGCGCCGTGGAAATGCCCGCCGGCCAGCGCCTGGCCGTGCTGAAGCAGAACCAATTTGCCTACGACGACCAGCAGGTGCTGCACACCGTTATTCAGGGCCACCAGCGCCTGTTTGCGGTGATGAGCGAGAAGGACGCGCTCTACGCCAAGGCCGACTTTTCGGACGCCGACGGCGAGCGGGCCGCCGTGCTCGAAGGTGAATTTGCCGACCTCGAAGGCTGGAACGCCGACTATGAAGCCGCCGAGCTGCTCAGCGGCCTGGGCATTACCGAAGACAAGCACTACTCGCTGATGTCGGACCTCGGCGCGAGCGAAAAAGTACGCGTGCTGCTGGCCCAAGCTTTATTTGGCAACCCCGACGTGCTGCTGCTCGACGAGCCGACCAACAACCTGGACACCGAGAGCGTGCTGTGGCTGGAAAACTTCCTCGACGGCTTCCAGAACACGGTGATTGTGGTGAGCCACGACCGCCACTTCCTCGACGCCGTGTGCAATTACATGGCCGACCTGGACTTCTCGAAGATTACCATGTACCCCGGCAACTACTCGTTCTGGTACGAGAGCAGCCAGCTGGCTCTGCGCCAGCGCCAGGACGTGAACAAAAAAACCGAGGACAAGCGCAAAGAGCTCGAAGAGTTTGTGCGCCGCTTCTCGGCCAACGCCTCGAAGAGCAAGCAAGCCACCTCGCGCCAGAAGCTGCTGCAAAAGCTGACGCTGGAGGAGATTAAACCCTCGTCGCGCCGCTACCCGTACATCGCCTTCAAATCGGAGCGCGAGCCCGGCAACCAGCTGCTGACGGCCGAAAACCTGAGCGCCAAGGTGGACGGCAAAACGGTATTCAAGAACGTGAGCTTCTCGCTGGACAAGAGCGACAAGGTGGCCATTGTGGGCCGCGACGACCGCGCTGCCTCCCTCCTGTTCGACATTTTATTTGGCGAAACCACGCCGGCCACCGGCGAGTACAAGTGGGGCACCACCATTACGCCCAGCTACTTCCCCAAGGAAAACAACAGCTTCTTCCAGTCGGGCGAGATGAACCTAGTGGACTGGCTGCGGCAGTATTCCATCGAGAAGGACGAGAGCTTCGTGCGCGGCTGGCTGGGCCGGATGCTGTTCTCGGGCGAAGAGTCGCAGAAGAAGAGCAACGTGCTGAGCGGCGGCGAGAAAGTGCGCTGCATGCTGAGCAAGATGATGCTGGAAAGCGGCAACGTGCTGGTGCTCGATGACCCGACGAACCACCTGGACCTGGAGTCCATCCAGGCCCTGAACAACGCCCTGCGCGACTACCCGGGCGCCATGCTCTTTGCCTCGCACGACTTGCAGTTCATCGACACGGTGGCCAACCGCATCATTGAGCTGACGCCCGACGGCATAATTGACCGGCGCATGAACTACGAAGAATACCTGGCCGACGAAACGCTGAAAACCCAGCGCCAGAAAATGTACCACCTGGCGTAA
- a CDS encoding lmo0937 family membrane protein, whose product MGNLLYIIAVICIIIWALGFFGIMGAGIQSNGLIHILLVIAIIAILFRVISGRNAV is encoded by the coding sequence ATGGGTAACCTGCTGTACATCATCGCCGTCATCTGCATCATCATCTGGGCCCTGGGCTTTTTCGGGATAATGGGCGCTGGCATTCAAAGCAATGGCCTCATCCACATTCTGCTGGTGATTGCCATCATTGCCATCCTGTTCCGCGTCATCAGCGGCCGCAACGCGGTATAA
- a CDS encoding 3-hydroxybutyryl-CoA dehydrogenase translates to MNIAVIGSGTMGNGIAHVFAQHGFAVALVDISQPALDRALGTIAKNLDRQVTKGTLAETDKTATLGRIRSFTTIAEGVAEAELVVEAATENADLKLQIFRELDQHAPAGALLASNTSSISITKIAAATQRPTQVIGMHFMNPVPVMKLVEVIRGYATSDETTARVMDLSRQLGKTPTEVNDYPGFVANRILMPMINEAIISLFEGVAGVEEIDTVMKLGMAHPMGPLQLADFIGLDVCLAILRVLHEGLGNPKYAPCPLLVNMVMAGRLGAKSGEGFYQYTAGSKNLVVAPTFTK, encoded by the coding sequence ATGAACATCGCCGTCATCGGCTCCGGCACCATGGGCAACGGCATTGCCCACGTATTTGCGCAGCACGGTTTTGCCGTGGCGCTCGTCGACATTAGCCAGCCGGCCCTGGACCGGGCCCTGGGCACCATTGCCAAAAACCTCGACCGCCAGGTAACCAAGGGCACCCTGGCCGAGACCGACAAAACCGCCACCCTGGGCCGCATCCGCTCTTTCACGACCATTGCCGAAGGCGTGGCCGAGGCCGAGCTGGTGGTGGAAGCCGCCACGGAAAACGCAGACCTCAAGCTCCAGATTTTCCGCGAGCTGGACCAGCACGCGCCCGCCGGGGCCCTGCTGGCCAGCAACACGTCGTCCATCTCCATCACCAAAATTGCGGCCGCCACCCAGCGCCCCACTCAGGTAATCGGGATGCACTTCATGAACCCCGTGCCAGTGATGAAGCTGGTGGAAGTAATCCGCGGCTACGCCACCTCCGACGAGACGACGGCCCGGGTGATGGATTTGTCGCGCCAGCTCGGCAAAACGCCCACCGAAGTGAACGACTACCCGGGCTTCGTGGCCAACCGCATCCTCATGCCGATGATCAACGAGGCGATTATCAGCCTGTTTGAGGGCGTGGCCGGCGTGGAAGAAATTGACACGGTGATGAAGCTGGGCATGGCCCACCCCATGGGGCCCCTGCAACTAGCCGATTTCATTGGGCTCGATGTGTGCCTGGCCATTCTGCGGGTGTTGCACGAGGGCCTCGGCAACCCCAAGTATGCTCCCTGCCCGCTGCTGGTGAACATGGTGATGGCCGGCCGCCTAGGCGCGAAGTCGGGCGAGGGTTTCTACCAGTACACCGCCGGCTCGAAAAACTTGGTGGTGGCCCCCACCTTTACCAAGTAG